The Anabas testudineus chromosome 15, fAnaTes1.2, whole genome shotgun sequence DNA segment TATTCTGTAAAACAATGTGCacaccatgttttattttatgtttgtgttttgtattctCCTCACTTAGTCTAAATGGTTGCAAGTATTTACTCAGAAAGCTCAGGAGACTCTCAAACAGCAGAATCAGGATTCTCAGTCAAGCTCAGCTTTGCCGGTAGGTCACAATTTTACACTGTTGCCATATACTTTATTCAATTTAGCCTGGCAGGAGAAGTTCtgaatgtgtgttgtttgttttaggagTTTCTTGAGAAGCTGAAGGAGGCTGAGGAGAACCACGCCTCTCTACAGGCTGAGTGTGAACAGTACAGGACAGTCCTTGCTGAAACAGTAAGTGCCTCAAATTATAATGTTTATTCAACAAATGTTACTTTGagtacaaacacaaagtgtATTGATCTCTGTGTTAGAGCTCATTTATTCCTGTCCCCTTACTTGTTTAGGAAGGGATGCTCAAAAATCTGCAGAAGagtgtggaggaagaagagctgGTATGGAAGTCTAAGATATCGAACTCTGAGGAACAACTGAGGGAGGTAAGTGAATTCACTGTATCTCTTTTCAGACATGCATTGAAACCCTGAACCTCTCTAAACAACAGTCTGTTGGCCCAGCCCTTAAACAGACATTATCCTAACAGCGTCCTTGTCCTActtcattttttcctctctgtcattcTACCAGGCTTTGGAGAAGGTCAGCAAACTCGAGGCAGAAAACCAAAGTGTAGAACAGGTAGGGATTCTTACACTCAAATTTAAATCGTGCCTTGTGTTTAACTTACAGGCTAGAAATGTCATCGTTGATTTGTTCTCTCTGCAGTTGAAGGGGCAGATGATGCTTCTGGAAGCCCAGCTGGAGAAGCAGTCCGACAACCAGAGGATctcagaggagatggaggaggtaCATGGGCAGGTCAAAACTACAATTTATAGCAAACTTACTGGGGCTAGCACTTCTActacattttgtgcattttaaatgctttatctgacctctgaccttgctttatttctgtgctgtgttcagctgaagctgcagctgtcGCAGTGTCAAACCCAGCTAAATTTGGCCCAGATGGAGACCCAGGCACACAAGGAGGATCTGGCACAGGTAAATGACCTATTTTTTCATCTTCTACTGTTCATATTAATTTACCATTGTAAATGCGTTGAGATGTGTTCAGGAATTTCTGTAAATCCTTTACTAACCTAAACAACCAGCTTGGTAAGCCAAAGGATGGAGAAGTCATAAATGGTGGTTGACTTCCGTTTCAGGTCAGAGAGCAGCTGGGCGAGGTCACAATGCGGGCTCAGCGAGAACAAAATGGCCCAGCTGAGGCTCAACACAGTCAGGTCACAGGGCACCCTTTATTTCCTGTTAGAGAGCACTGGACAGTGACTAGGACACCTATACTTTGTCTTTCCATGATTTCCCAAATAAGCTTGGTTCATTTTAACATAAAAGTCTTTTGATTGGCTTATGTAGGTAATGTGATCACACTGCTAAATCAAGGATGTGGTCTGAGTAAGAGATGACTGAAAATGAACTGTTGTATTTCCAGTCTGTCCAGTTCTCTTTGACAAGACAGTTTTTTGTGCTAACCACTGTTTGCACTGACTGAGTGGATATACCTCTAACCACTGCTTTTTTCTCACTTCTTCCAGCATGCTCACCActcctttttttatgttttcagatACTTGTTTTGTAAAATTCTTACTGGAAAcagaattttgtgtttttgtgtcttcagCCTTTCACATGAACTAGTCTAAGAGGGAACTAACTTGGCACACGAGTCCagcagcttttgtgtgtgtgtgggtgtagtGTGGCTGCCTTGGCACAATACTGTTTGCATACACACATGTATGTGTTAACCATTTAtctttgtgtatatttattctGCGTGTACATATGTTTGCCTACCATTAGGTCCAGAACGAGTTGAGTCAGACAGCTGAGAAACTACATGCAGGGGAGGCTCAGAGGCAGCAGCTCTCAGAAGAGTTTGAGCAGGTACCAGGCATTATCAGtgcttagttttttttttttttttttaacattttcacaccAAATGTGTTACTTATGGAAAACAATGATGTATGTCGTCAATCCACAGGCCCAGAAGACCATAACAGAACTCCAGGCCCATCTGGATCTTTTGAAAGGTTCTGCCGAGTCAGCACAAACTGACACAGAAGATGTTGCTCAGCTCAAGGTGTGTAAGCAAGTAACACGTAAAACCTTTCGCTGATGcttaattttgtttgtgtttgtattgatgtttgtgaatgcagaaaaatgtttaacatactgagacaaaaaaaaaaaagagagaacaaaacTGGTGAGGACACCCACACACCCCTTAATCTAAAAGTGATCTCACTGGAATCAAAgggaaataaaatgacagattaaTTGCTTTTACGTCATTCAAGAGCCCTGGATTAGTATAAATCTCCACCCTTCTGAATATCTCCAAGCAACTGATACACACCTAAACAGGGTACATACAGCTTCGCACACTGATTCATTGTGTCTGAAATTGTGCTGATCACTTCAGAAAATCTGAACTTTCCTATCTATGCCATTCAACGGAGATGTTGTATTTTCCAGCATTGGATCCATGGCATGTCTAAACCAATCATTAATATCTTTaacttatttgtttgttttacagtagtTTCAGTGTGACCTTTTTTGAActtcaaactatttttttaaactgttttatttcagtgtctcATTTTTTACCTCACACCACTTTCCCCAGTGACAGTTAATGTCACAATGCCACTTGGATGTTACTTTTCTCTGAATGAGTGGACACAGCGAGTTACATAACTGGTTCACTGCCACGATTGACAGGTTGATTTGAAAAATAGCTTTATGAAATAGACCAGTCGTCGGGGGGGAAAATGGTGCTTtggaaagaataaaaactaaGGAACAACTAAAGAGAGTTTTACAGGAATTAGTCCACATTTtggttacagtatgtttgtaaaGTCTCATGTTTgccttcaaattaaaatgtgcgTCTGCTGCTTGAGCAGGAGCGCcttgagaaagaaaagaagctaTCCAAAGATCTGGGCCAGGCAGCCACCAAGCTCCAGCAGCTTCTCAAGGCCACTCAGGAGCAACTGAccaaagagagggagacggtGAGAACACTACAAGACCACGTGGAAGGAAAGGTGAGACAGCTGATTCTAAACTCAgttagtgttgttgttgtttttttgacacTAATCTTTTCCATATTCCTGTTTTAAAGGGAGAGTACGTGGAGCTAAAGGAAGGAACATCTGTCTAAGACGTTAACTGCGGACACTACACAAAACTGCCAAATATGCCTTATGATTACCATAGTTACGCATTCCAAAACTATTTCTTTGATGTACTGTAGTTGATAGTTCTTGATTTCTTGCAAGTGTAAGAATCATGTTTGATatgaacatttcaaattaaGATTAGAGGAGAGGCTCCTGCTgcaatttttttaatgaagccCACATTCCATCAAAAATTCTGGCTATGTCAGAAGTTATTTAAACCCCTGCCTTATATTCCAAACATTTCCCCGTAGTTCAGTGTTAAAAGGGAAAAGCGATTGTACGTCAAACGTACATCAACCTGTGCAAttactttgtatgtcttttCTATGTGGTTGAATGATGGGAACATTTTATGGTTCAATGATACAGAAACTTTAGGGCCTGCTTTCCTCTATAGCTGGCTGCCAGTACCACacattgaatttgaatttgtatGAATGAATAAACTACAGTGTAGCTCTATGTAATGGCTGTTTGGTGTCTCTGTAATAGCTGCAGTAAAAATGCAATGAAAGCAGTCAGGAGGcagtaaaagtttttttttttttgttttttagtttcagATCAATTTATTCAAAGGGTAAGTCGGCAAATAGGTGCAGTGTCCATCATCCTCATGacctttaaaagttaaaatttaGTTCAAGATGGCTACCGAGTCATGTTAATGTTCAAACCATGCCACCAGTGTCAAAAGCTGCTCACAAAAACCGGTCTGATCGGCTGCGTGGAGCACAGTTGTAGTTTGTGACAAGAAGTATGACTACACAGAAACATTATCACTGCAGCAGAGATCATAAATCAAAATGGAGGCTCGACTTCTGCACACAGCTCTCTCTGTAGGAGCTTGGTATGTTTAAAGACGTGGCGCTGCAGTCAGATTTATGCATAGGAAGATGATGGTTGCATCATAGGCTGCAGACACCAGGAAGCATGAGATGCAGTTCGTTTGTGGGCTGCTGTAAAACcatttatggttttgtttggaCGAGCTCTGCGTCACGCTGGACACGCCCACATCCCTGAGTCAGAAACGCTGCTGGAGTcggaaaaacaaaactcaactTAAACTCGAACTTGATCTGATTTGTTTCGGGGTTTTTTTTTCCGTTTTAACTGCGGTAATTTGCGATATTTAAAGCTAACCGGGTCCCAGAAAGTTGAATTAGTCCGGTGCTTGTTGCTACAAATGCGGAAGCGGAAGTAAAGGATGGCGGGACACGTGCCGACAGGGCTCTGACTGATGGGACTCATCACCGTATTTGGCTCGAAGAGTCGTCACCGTGTTTAAACCGAGCTGGTTCAGGTTAGAAACGCTTTCACACAGCTTCTGTCAAAAGCACATGAACGGGAAACGCTGGCAGCTCATGCACAGAGAGAGATAATTGCTCTGCTAGCTTTATTTTAATGCGAAGCTACACTCGGCTAACAGTAAAACAGCTAGATCTGCCTGTCAGAACAAAGCCAGTAACTCCAGAGACCTGTCCCCCTCCAAATACCAGCTTCCTCCAGCTCCACTACCTATTTAGCAAACAGATGTAAAACTATTGCCAAACTATTTCTTCCATAATGCCACATCGTGGATCATGAGGCTGTGGTGCTggaagatgaataaaaacaaaaaggttggACAAGAAAACAGTAGGCTGCATATTTGGTTGCATTGAGTTTATTTAACATCCAGTGCAGTTACTGCTGTATTTTCAATGAAAGATTTGCCTTCCCTCCCCCCCCTCCAGCATGTAGGTATCGATTCAAGTAACAGTCTAGAAGACAGGTTTGTCAAATTTACAGGCCCAGCCATTTTGATCTAGTAAACACTAAGAGGGCGTCCAggatattttacagtattaagATGTACGGATTGAACAAGTCATTAACTAATTCATAAAGGATGGCATGTAGTCTATAATGGAATATACAGAGGATTTTTAAACAGTATGCATGTAATAACACAGCTACTATTTGAGAAATAGAAAAGTTATAGTAATATTATTGATGTACTGGGGagaaacaaattaataaaattacacCTCGACAGTCAATTAGGTCATGAACTCATCTCATCCACAGCCCAAACCATCCATTAAGCTTTGCTGTACCAATCTGAAAAACAACTGATTTGGAAACCATTATCCTCATCTTAATCCCTTAAAAAGGGCATGTGGTTGTATGTGGTTGTGAAATAGCGGAAAGACTGTTGGTATATTGCTTCAACAGTTCAGAGGTTTGCCTTCAAGGTGGGTTacatttttccccattttttCTGCAAAAGTCTCCCTGTGACCGTAATCTGAAAGGTCGTTTATCTGCAGCTCATGTTTAATACCTGTTGAAGAAAAGAATGACTTAGTAAAACCAATTTACTTAAAATGAAAGTAATACAGTATCTGATAAATCTTACGCCATACAAGAACGTGAAATATTACGAAGCATTTTGATTTATGGAGCTTTTACCACAACAATGAGTGGATCATGGTTTGAATAGCTGACAAAACTGGAACAATATTTACCTGTGAAGACTTTCTTTAAGGAATCTTTTGAGGCAGCgtactgcatttttaatttgatggATGCCGTCTCGGGAGCCCTGATAGAAAGAGAAATCATTATTCAACTGTTGCACACTGAGAGCATTTAACAGTTTGCCTGATAGGAATCACCAGGATAATACACATGAGAACTTTAGATTTTATTGCTAGTCTATCTTGATAATCCAAATAAGTTGAGGATGTggttcatttaattaaaaaaaaaaaagacctacCACATCACAAAGACCAGCTCCTCTTTGATTCCTGATTCCTTGGTAGAAAAGTGGCAGTCATACAGCAGGTAGCCGCACCGCTCAGGTTTCAGCTTACTCAGAAAGAACTGGAAGACATCTTCTCCTTCCAGGTCTTCTTCCCGGAAAATTTCCTCAATCTCAATGTAACCACCTGTGATATGAAACATTACCAGTCGTATCCGCTTCTTCTGAACAGCATCGCTTTTCACTACTTTCATTTCATTGTAGATTTCCTTTACTTTGTCCGCAACTTTTACTCCAGATGCCtgttttgacaaaataaaacacaccacaTGCAAGTatttagtaaaaataataaaacgcACATGATATTTTATTAGTATTACTCTTTGAATGGCATTTATCACACAAGTCAGATTTTGGTGAGCTAATTAATTCAAAACGTACCTAATCTACCACCCATATTAAGTTACAATGTTTTAGGACACTATAATGTTATTGTAACTTTCAGCTGGGATTGAACATTAGAGAATAGTTTGTCAGGAGCAAATGCAA contains these protein-coding regions:
- the cfl1l gene encoding non-muscle cofilin 1-like, with the translated sequence MASGVKVADKVKEIYNEMKVVKSDAVQKKRIRLVMFHITGGYIEIEEIFREEDLEGEDVFQFFLSKLKPERCGYLLYDCHFSTKESGIKEELVFVMWAPETASIKLKMQYAASKDSLKKVFTGIKHELQINDLSDYGHRETFAEKMGKNVTHLEGKPLNC